In a genomic window of Roseiflexus castenholzii DSM 13941:
- a CDS encoding FHA domain-containing serine/threonine-protein kinase, with protein MTELIGRIIGNYRVEVLLGAGGMGQVFRARHIHLDRPVALKVMHTNLSHDPGFQARFRQEARAIAALQHPNIVEVYDFGEQQGLMYLVMELLSDGSLRGLMQKHAREGKPWSLMLAVDLVQQAAEGLAYAHSQGMIHRDIKPDNMLLRAVSGVPGRYALKITDFGLARMVEGSMMTATGAAMGTPAYMSPEQCQGAHVDHRSDIYALGVVLYEVTTGYLPFTATTLSEAAYKHVFVPPTPPRQVRADLPEPLEAIVLRCLAKRPEDRFASAAEVAASQKALLARPDPMLTHTTVMAHPNEAPPVSPQGAVPTPPPPAVAAPQPTAMMPSSGTLPPALPSLPGASTLPRIQVRDAGGNLLRVVELTSDGVTVGRQSTNTLVLESEGVSRSHLRVDWDGRQVTVTDLGSSNGTLLGAVRLPARAPHPWGWREVVRVGPFWLRLEPPAHLVEPGGALLQQLLDAQPTATPPPAAVTRPMSTGVVTASVSTGRIGVVLEDAALTLAPGQPAPLRLTLANLGTVVDHFSIEVEGAPSEWVRQPADAIQLMPGVQAPVVLTVTAPRTSASRAGEYQVTLRVRSRENPAEVGVAHGRWTVLPFTAPSLTLAPKRAAGRGQARFTTTLRNDGNAPIQCTLRAEDDEHVLRYRFEPPEVTLDPGAEVHVPTTVTGPQRWFGREQTRSFTVGAAVAGSEGPPVATGQFVQMPIIPAWAVTALFLLVPLCLGGVFFGNEMLVVRPAAATATAATAEAAGVIAAANTATAAVVGTAAQATLEMKETVALIQQQTIAAAPIETQIAFQAQQNTQIAQAQQTQQAQQQQQQAAQQTQQAQQQQQQAAQQTQQAQQAIQQATQQAAVQQTAAAAAQQATQVALNVQATQQAIDAQATMAAAANAETASAVAAQQTTLAQTASAVAVQQTSAAATATTQAAAFNAFLGNWVNVDTATSGMTRLVIDKKDETTYIFRGYGKCTPSDCDWGEIQVPYTPGQLVGVYDFGFKTTRITVRLQGEDLQAEVFDDYRPSDPRPDRTTDYVLRRQWIFRPDIIIRPDILNPPIILVTPSP; from the coding sequence ATGACGGAGTTAATTGGTCGGATTATCGGCAATTATCGAGTCGAAGTGCTCCTGGGCGCTGGCGGCATGGGGCAAGTGTTTCGCGCGCGGCACATCCATCTGGATCGACCGGTTGCGCTGAAGGTGATGCACACCAATCTGTCGCACGATCCTGGCTTTCAGGCGCGATTTCGCCAGGAGGCGCGCGCGATTGCCGCGCTTCAGCACCCGAATATTGTCGAGGTGTACGACTTCGGCGAGCAGCAGGGTCTGATGTACCTGGTGATGGAACTGTTGAGCGATGGGTCGCTGCGCGGGTTGATGCAGAAGCATGCCCGCGAGGGCAAGCCATGGTCTCTGATGCTGGCAGTCGATCTGGTGCAGCAGGCGGCGGAAGGGCTTGCATACGCCCATAGCCAGGGCATGATTCATCGTGACATTAAGCCGGACAACATGTTGCTCCGCGCAGTCTCCGGCGTGCCCGGGCGTTACGCGCTCAAGATTACCGATTTTGGGCTGGCGCGCATGGTGGAAGGGTCGATGATGACCGCGACCGGCGCCGCAATGGGGACGCCAGCCTATATGTCGCCAGAGCAGTGCCAGGGGGCGCATGTCGATCACCGGAGCGATATTTATGCGCTGGGAGTGGTGCTGTACGAGGTGACGACCGGTTATCTGCCGTTTACGGCAACGACGCTGAGCGAAGCGGCGTACAAGCATGTGTTCGTTCCGCCGACCCCGCCGCGTCAGGTGCGCGCCGATCTGCCGGAACCGCTCGAAGCAATTGTGCTGCGTTGTCTGGCGAAGCGTCCAGAAGATCGGTTCGCCAGCGCTGCCGAGGTTGCTGCCAGCCAGAAAGCGCTCCTGGCGCGCCCCGATCCGATGTTGACCCACACGACGGTAATGGCGCATCCCAATGAAGCGCCGCCAGTATCGCCGCAGGGCGCTGTTCCAACGCCGCCCCCGCCTGCTGTAGCAGCGCCGCAACCAACCGCCATGATGCCATCGAGTGGGACGCTCCCGCCGGCGCTTCCCTCGCTGCCTGGCGCGTCGACCCTGCCGCGTATCCAGGTGCGCGACGCTGGCGGAAATCTGTTGCGCGTCGTCGAACTGACGAGCGATGGTGTTACCGTCGGACGCCAGTCGACCAATACGCTCGTCCTCGAATCCGAAGGGGTGTCACGGTCGCATCTGCGCGTTGATTGGGATGGTCGGCAGGTGACGGTGACCGATCTGGGTTCGAGCAATGGGACGTTGCTGGGAGCGGTGCGCCTTCCGGCACGGGCGCCGCATCCGTGGGGCTGGCGCGAGGTGGTGCGCGTCGGTCCGTTCTGGTTGCGCCTGGAACCGCCAGCGCACCTCGTCGAACCGGGTGGCGCACTGTTGCAGCAACTGCTTGATGCGCAACCGACCGCTACCCCGCCGCCAGCCGCAGTCACACGTCCGATGTCTACCGGCGTGGTCACTGCCAGTGTCAGCACCGGACGGATTGGCGTGGTGCTGGAAGATGCTGCATTGACTCTTGCGCCGGGGCAGCCAGCGCCGCTGCGGTTGACGCTGGCGAATCTGGGGACGGTGGTGGATCACTTCAGTATCGAAGTGGAGGGTGCGCCCTCGGAATGGGTGCGCCAGCCCGCCGATGCCATCCAGTTGATGCCAGGCGTGCAAGCGCCGGTGGTGTTGACGGTCACGGCGCCGCGCACGTCGGCAAGCCGCGCCGGTGAGTATCAGGTGACGCTCCGGGTGCGTTCGCGCGAAAATCCGGCGGAAGTTGGCGTGGCGCATGGACGTTGGACCGTGTTGCCGTTCACGGCGCCGTCGCTGACCCTTGCGCCCAAACGGGCTGCCGGGCGCGGTCAGGCGCGCTTTACCACGACGCTGCGCAACGATGGGAATGCTCCGATTCAGTGTACCCTACGCGCCGAGGATGATGAGCATGTGCTGCGCTATCGGTTCGAGCCGCCGGAAGTGACGCTCGACCCCGGCGCCGAAGTCCATGTTCCAACCACGGTCACCGGTCCGCAACGCTGGTTTGGGCGCGAACAGACGCGCAGTTTTACGGTCGGCGCGGCAGTGGCGGGCAGCGAAGGACCACCGGTTGCAACCGGGCAGTTTGTTCAGATGCCGATCATTCCGGCGTGGGCGGTGACGGCGCTGTTTCTGCTCGTTCCGCTGTGTTTGGGAGGGGTGTTCTTCGGCAACGAAATGCTGGTGGTGCGCCCCGCAGCCGCGACTGCGACCGCAGCGACTGCCGAAGCCGCCGGTGTGATTGCCGCAGCGAACACGGCTACTGCCGCAGTCGTTGGCACTGCCGCGCAGGCGACGCTTGAAATGAAGGAGACTGTGGCGCTGATTCAGCAGCAGACGATTGCGGCTGCGCCGATCGAGACCCAGATTGCGTTCCAGGCGCAGCAGAATACGCAGATCGCTCAGGCGCAGCAGACGCAACAGGCGCAGCAGCAACAGCAGCAGGCGGCGCAGCAGACGCAACAGGCGCAGCAGCAACAGCAGCAGGCGGCGCAGCAGACGCAACAGGCGCAGCAGGCGATCCAGCAAGCGACACAACAGGCAGCAGTGCAGCAGACCGCAGCCGCAGCGGCGCAGCAGGCAACGCAGGTGGCGCTGAATGTCCAGGCGACGCAGCAGGCGATCGATGCGCAGGCAACAATGGCAGCGGCAGCAAATGCAGAGACCGCGAGCGCAGTTGCCGCGCAGCAGACGACCCTGGCGCAGACTGCATCCGCCGTTGCGGTGCAGCAGACGTCGGCAGCGGCAACCGCAACGACGCAGGCGGCGGCATTCAATGCCTTTCTTGGCAACTGGGTCAATGTCGATACCGCCACAAGCGGGATGACGCGCCTGGTGATTGACAAAAAGGATGAGACGACCTACATCTTCCGGGGGTATGGCAAATGTACGCCGAGCGACTGCGATTGGGGCGAGATTCAGGTGCCATACACGCCGGGGCAACTGGTTGGCGTGTATGACTTCGGATTCAAGACCACTCGGATTACTGTGCGTCTCCAGGGTGAGGATTTGCAGGCGGAGGTTTTTGATGATTACCGCCCTTCCGATCCGCGCCCCGACCGGACGACAGATTACGTGCTGCGTCGGCAGTGGATCTTTCGCCCGGACATCATTATTAGACCGGATATTCTTAATCCGCCGATCATTCTGGTGACGCCGTCGCCGTGA
- a CDS encoding methyltransferase regulatory domain-containing protein: MNDIVTTLARSYDEAPYPGRAYAHTHPDYMAVLATLLGLNPPPVARCRVLEIGCAAGANLMPMALSLPKASFTGIDLSPRQIADGRRVIDTLGLTNITLLARDLQDVGDELGQFDYIIAHGVYSWTPAPVRDRLMALIKRCLTPNGVAFVSYNTYPGWHMLGAIRDLMLYAARDVEDSHDRARIALALLDMLAESDSEHANAFTSFIAAYAGQFRAMLDRLGPLSHAFLLHDALEVVNEPVYFAQFAAHAAQHGLQYLSETEFPMVLPQGLKPETVDAMRSFSQNGIDLEQYMDFLRGRQFRQTLLCHDHLKIRRTLRPERLAGMSVAALMHPESHPVDLTNETPVVFRNLHDVGFTVMAPITKAALLHLAEASPRAVPFETLVVEAQRRAVDGGAPLRDVEPSVLARRLGGDLLRAFATATTLVSFHLHPPLVASHPGERPQATALARLEAQSGIEVTNLYHDVLQLDPFDRFLLQLLDGQRNRAAIVREMAGAIDTGAVQYTAKEPAFSSPANLEVEIEQRLCWFARVALLVA; the protein is encoded by the coding sequence ATGAACGACATCGTGACAACGCTGGCGCGCAGTTACGATGAGGCGCCGTATCCGGGGCGCGCCTATGCGCATACCCACCCTGATTACATGGCCGTGCTGGCGACGTTGCTCGGCTTGAACCCACCGCCAGTTGCGCGTTGTCGCGTGCTGGAAATCGGTTGCGCTGCCGGCGCTAATCTAATGCCGATGGCGTTAAGCCTTCCCAAAGCTTCGTTTACCGGCATCGACCTCTCGCCGCGCCAGATTGCCGATGGACGGCGCGTGATCGACACGCTTGGTCTGACCAACATTACCCTGCTGGCGCGCGATCTCCAGGACGTCGGCGATGAATTGGGGCAGTTCGACTATATCATTGCCCACGGCGTCTATTCATGGACGCCAGCGCCGGTGCGCGACCGACTTATGGCGCTGATCAAGCGTTGCCTGACGCCGAACGGCGTGGCATTCGTCAGTTACAACACGTACCCTGGCTGGCATATGCTCGGTGCAATCCGCGATCTGATGCTCTATGCCGCCAGGGATGTCGAAGATTCGCATGATCGCGCCAGGATCGCGCTGGCGTTGCTCGATATGCTGGCGGAGAGCGACTCGGAGCATGCGAATGCGTTCACCAGTTTCATTGCCGCATACGCCGGCCAGTTTCGCGCCATGCTGGATCGCCTGGGTCCGCTGAGCCATGCATTTCTGCTCCACGATGCGCTCGAAGTGGTGAACGAACCGGTCTATTTTGCGCAATTTGCCGCCCACGCTGCGCAGCACGGGTTGCAGTACCTCTCCGAAACCGAGTTTCCGATGGTGCTGCCTCAGGGATTGAAACCCGAAACCGTCGATGCAATGCGTTCTTTTTCTCAAAACGGTATCGATCTGGAGCAGTACATGGATTTTCTTCGTGGACGACAGTTCCGGCAGACGCTCCTCTGCCATGATCATCTGAAGATCCGGCGCACGTTGCGACCAGAGCGTCTGGCGGGTATGTCTGTCGCTGCATTGATGCATCCCGAATCGCACCCGGTCGATCTGACCAATGAGACGCCAGTGGTGTTTCGGAATCTGCACGATGTCGGGTTTACGGTGATGGCGCCGATTACGAAAGCGGCGCTGCTCCATCTGGCGGAAGCGTCGCCGCGCGCAGTACCGTTCGAGACGCTGGTGGTCGAAGCGCAGCGCCGCGCGGTAGACGGCGGAGCGCCGCTGCGTGATGTTGAGCCATCGGTGCTGGCGCGGCGATTGGGGGGCGATCTGCTGCGCGCGTTTGCGACGGCAACAACGCTGGTATCGTTTCATCTGCACCCGCCGTTGGTGGCGAGCCATCCAGGAGAGCGCCCGCAAGCGACTGCTCTGGCGCGCCTGGAAGCGCAGTCCGGCATCGAGGTGACCAATCTGTATCACGATGTGTTGCAGCTCGATCCGTTCGATCGGTTTCTGTTGCAGTTGCTCGATGGTCAACGCAATCGGGCGGCGATTGTGCGCGAAATGGCAGGCGCGATTGACACAGGTGCAGTACAATATACGGCGAAAGAACCTGCCTTCAGTTCCCCTGCTAACCTCGAAGTCGAAATTGAACAACGGCTTTGCTGGTTTGCCCGGGTTGCGCTGTTGGTTGCCTGA
- a CDS encoding phage tail protein I, whose amino-acid sequence MVTGNWYYPEQHVEPDFGKLIIRSPDGEQVVTLRQPQYTIGRNPARDLHLDSPVVSNMHGRIDAGPQGAQLVDLGSTNGTFIGERRLPPNQPYPLVPGEEVRIGPFILIYIPPGVVYPPEEVALPVAEMPEPPSVIEEEPLTAAISGETTEGAVGESAAMATPEAPSAPPSPPPPEEPVVVAQEFPERLPVRYAASSDGLDSRYLRYLPAIFQENEFLGRYLRIFETIWEPLEWRQNHINLYFDPRTCPLSFLPWLAGWLDMEVNPYWPESRIRRLIAEAADLYRWRGTAYGLKRLIEVVTGLTPTITEEPSQPFVFRISLALPPGSDVDARLIDNLVRAHKPAHAGYILDIRQ is encoded by the coding sequence ATGGTCACAGGGAATTGGTATTACCCGGAGCAGCATGTGGAACCCGATTTTGGCAAACTGATCATTCGCTCCCCCGACGGCGAACAGGTGGTGACCTTGCGCCAGCCGCAGTACACCATTGGGCGCAACCCGGCGCGCGATCTGCACCTCGACTCGCCGGTCGTGTCGAATATGCACGGTCGGATCGACGCGGGACCGCAGGGTGCACAACTGGTCGATCTCGGCAGCACGAATGGAACCTTCATTGGCGAGCGCCGCCTTCCGCCAAATCAGCCCTATCCGCTGGTCCCCGGCGAGGAGGTGCGGATCGGTCCGTTCATTCTGATCTATATCCCGCCTGGCGTGGTGTATCCGCCCGAAGAGGTGGCGCTGCCGGTTGCGGAAATGCCCGAACCGCCTTCGGTTATCGAAGAAGAGCCGCTCACGGCAGCAATCTCCGGTGAGACAACGGAAGGAGCGGTTGGCGAATCTGCTGCGATGGCGACACCTGAAGCGCCTTCCGCACCCCCGTCTCCACCGCCGCCTGAAGAGCCGGTCGTTGTTGCCCAGGAGTTTCCCGAACGCTTGCCGGTGCGCTATGCCGCGTCGTCGGATGGACTGGATAGTCGCTACCTGCGCTATCTGCCGGCGATCTTTCAGGAGAATGAGTTTCTGGGGCGTTATCTGCGGATTTTCGAGACGATCTGGGAGCCGCTGGAATGGCGTCAGAATCATATCAATCTCTACTTCGACCCGCGCACCTGTCCGCTGTCGTTTCTGCCCTGGCTGGCAGGCTGGCTCGATATGGAAGTCAATCCATACTGGCCCGAATCGCGCATCCGTCGCCTGATCGCCGAAGCCGCCGATCTCTATCGCTGGCGCGGCACGGCGTATGGACTCAAGCGACTGATCGAGGTGGTGACCGGTCTGACGCCAACTATTACGGAAGAACCATCGCAACCGTTCGTCTTTCGCATTTCGCTCGCTCTTCCGCCCGGCAGCGATGTAGATGCGCGCCTGATCGACAATCTGGTGCGCGCGCATAAACCGGCGCACGCTGGCTACATTCTGGATATCCGGCAATGA
- a CDS encoding putative baseplate assembly protein, protein MPLPTPNLDDRHFQDIVDEAKRLIPRFCPEWTDHNVSDPGVALIELFAWMTDLLLYRVNQVPDKVYITLLNLIGIRLEPPQSAVAPVTFYLSAPQETAITIPADTEVATVRTETSPAVIFTTETDLTIYPAVVADEKVYVRQVERPNVPASWRMHELRQLLLPNGRIAMFAPNPLPHDAFYIPLRHNHSNHVLALVIDCDVARGAGVDPTNPPLIWEVWQGGVARWSPCEVEFDGTGGFNMPGEIVLHLPPMAPDTIQGVTAHWLRCRLTDAQADTPENRHNRYKVSPELLALRIESRGGTVNARHAVTVRNEVIGRSDGTPGQEFHLLNKPVLARNPQRDVLIVDPPLPGRPREWSEVPDFAASGPDDQHYTLDSLSGTVSFGPALLQPDGSVRNFGSVPPHGSVITMTRYQYGGGVIGNVQANTLVTLKTSIPYVSRVTNRRAAEGGRDPQGLDDARARAPQILRTRTRAVTADDYEHLAREVVGVARACCVSPGAQPGGPADPRPGQVIVYILPQSDNPAGRIPPEALTLSAELRARVLDYLDRRRPLGIALDVRPIQYLWVSVEVRLRVPVRSDPALARAVQHEAEEVLYRYLNPYVGGPDGNGWPFGRDLHVSEIYALMQRLPSIEFVEEVQIGLTEPGSTAKPQVVSPRLDVPRHALICSWQHRVSVSAS, encoded by the coding sequence ATGCCGCTGCCAACACCCAATCTCGACGACCGTCACTTTCAGGACATCGTCGATGAAGCCAAACGTCTTATTCCGCGCTTCTGCCCGGAGTGGACCGATCACAACGTGAGCGATCCGGGTGTGGCGCTGATCGAGTTGTTCGCCTGGATGACCGATCTGTTGCTCTATCGGGTGAATCAGGTGCCCGATAAGGTATATATCACGCTGCTCAATCTGATCGGCATCCGATTGGAGCCGCCGCAATCGGCGGTTGCGCCGGTGACGTTCTATCTGTCGGCGCCGCAGGAAACGGCAATCACGATCCCTGCCGACACGGAAGTGGCGACGGTGCGCACCGAAACCAGTCCGGCGGTCATTTTCACCACCGAGACCGATCTGACGATATATCCGGCGGTCGTGGCTGATGAGAAAGTGTATGTTCGCCAGGTGGAACGCCCGAATGTTCCGGCAAGCTGGCGCATGCATGAGTTGCGCCAGTTGTTGCTGCCCAATGGACGGATTGCCATGTTTGCGCCCAATCCGCTGCCGCACGACGCTTTCTACATTCCACTCCGGCACAACCACAGCAATCACGTCCTGGCGCTGGTGATCGACTGCGATGTGGCGCGCGGCGCCGGTGTCGATCCGACCAATCCACCGCTGATCTGGGAAGTGTGGCAGGGGGGCGTGGCGCGCTGGTCGCCGTGCGAGGTCGAGTTCGACGGCACCGGCGGCTTCAATATGCCCGGCGAAATTGTGCTGCACCTGCCGCCAATGGCGCCCGATACGATCCAGGGGGTGACGGCGCACTGGCTTCGTTGCCGCCTGACCGACGCGCAGGCGGATACGCCGGAGAATCGTCACAACCGCTACAAAGTTTCGCCCGAATTGCTGGCGTTGCGGATCGAATCGCGCGGCGGGACGGTCAATGCCCGCCATGCGGTCACGGTGCGCAACGAGGTCATCGGGCGCAGCGACGGCACGCCCGGTCAGGAGTTTCATCTGCTGAACAAACCGGTGCTGGCGCGCAATCCACAGCGCGATGTCCTGATCGTCGATCCGCCACTCCCCGGTCGTCCGCGCGAGTGGAGCGAGGTTCCCGACTTTGCCGCCTCTGGTCCTGATGATCAGCACTATACGCTCGATAGCCTGAGCGGGACGGTGAGTTTCGGACCGGCACTGCTCCAACCCGATGGATCGGTGCGCAATTTTGGCAGTGTGCCGCCCCACGGGAGCGTGATTACGATGACGCGCTATCAGTACGGCGGCGGCGTGATCGGCAATGTTCAGGCGAATACGCTGGTGACGCTGAAGACATCGATCCCGTATGTGTCGCGGGTGACGAACCGCCGCGCTGCCGAGGGCGGACGCGATCCGCAGGGTCTCGATGATGCGCGCGCCCGTGCACCGCAGATTCTGCGTACCCGTACCCGCGCCGTGACCGCTGATGACTATGAGCACCTGGCGCGGGAGGTGGTCGGCGTGGCGCGCGCGTGCTGCGTCAGTCCCGGTGCGCAGCCCGGAGGTCCGGCGGATCCGCGCCCCGGTCAGGTGATAGTCTACATTCTGCCGCAGTCCGATAATCCTGCCGGTCGGATTCCGCCGGAGGCGCTGACGCTCTCCGCCGAACTGCGCGCTCGTGTGCTCGACTATCTGGATCGGCGGCGTCCGTTGGGCATTGCACTCGATGTGCGCCCGATCCAGTACCTCTGGGTGTCGGTCGAGGTGCGGCTGCGTGTTCCGGTGCGCAGTGATCCGGCACTCGCGCGCGCGGTGCAGCACGAAGCAGAAGAGGTGCTCTATCGGTATCTCAACCCATATGTCGGTGGACCCGACGGCAACGGTTGGCCCTTTGGTCGTGATCTGCATGTGTCGGAGATTTATGCGTTGATGCAGCGTCTCCCGTCAATTGAGTTCGTCGAGGAAGTGCAGATCGGGTTGACCGAGCCGGGGAGCACGGCAAAGCCACAGGTCGTCTCGCCGCGCCTCGATGTGCCGCGCCACGCCTTGATCTGTTCCTGGCAGCATCGAGTGTCGGTCAGTGCGTCGTAA
- a CDS encoding GPW/gp25 family protein — translation MSDFLGVGWAFPVGLDARGRFALARQEVDIEQAIIMILLTPKGQRLMRPTFGCQIHDLIFAPNDAATAGLAVYYVEEALAMWEPRIDVLNVEIDTDPQTPERMLITIEYRIKATHDRRSLVFPFYRIPGE, via the coding sequence ATGAGCGATTTTCTTGGCGTCGGATGGGCGTTTCCGGTCGGGCTGGACGCGCGCGGTCGCTTTGCGCTGGCGCGCCAGGAGGTCGATATTGAGCAGGCGATCATCATGATCTTGTTGACGCCGAAAGGTCAGCGGTTGATGCGCCCAACGTTCGGCTGCCAGATCCACGATCTCATTTTTGCGCCGAACGACGCCGCAACGGCCGGTCTTGCCGTGTACTATGTCGAAGAGGCGCTGGCGATGTGGGAGCCGCGCATCGATGTGTTGAATGTCGAGATCGATACCGATCCGCAGACGCCGGAACGGATGCTGATCACGATTGAGTATCGCATCAAGGCGACCCATGATCGCCGCTCGCTGGTCTTTCCGTTTTACCGCATTCCGGGTGAATAG
- a CDS encoding PAAR domain-containing protein → MPPAARVSDMHTCPLSDGPKPHVGGPIMPPGVPTVLIGGLPAAVVGGMATCAGPPDTIIKGSATVLIGGMPAARMGDQTAHGGVIVGGFPQVDIGG, encoded by the coding sequence ATGCCTCCTGCCGCGCGCGTGAGCGATATGCATACCTGCCCGCTGTCCGATGGTCCAAAGCCGCATGTTGGTGGTCCGATCATGCCGCCTGGCGTGCCGACGGTGCTGATCGGCGGGTTGCCGGCGGCGGTGGTCGGCGGTATGGCGACGTGCGCCGGTCCGCCGGATACGATTATCAAAGGCAGCGCAACGGTGCTGATCGGCGGCATGCCGGCGGCGCGCATGGGTGATCAGACGGCGCATGGCGGCGTGATTGTCGGGGGATTTCCACAGGTTGACATTGGCGGGTGA
- a CDS encoding VgrG-related protein produces MSNNNNDRHVSDFYLKLDGADAPLELVRDILDITIENSLHLPDVATLVINDRRLTWVDDSRLAPGKTLVVNVRRNRATETIFDGEIVEVEPHFDVEGARVVVRAFDRLHRLARGRYARTFLNVTDSDVIQQIAGEVGLQAQVDATSRVHEYLVQWNQTNLEFLRERAAALGYLLYVDGRKLFCVKPPSARAPVELKWGEDLSAFHPRLSTIDQVNEVNVRGWDPQKKEVVIGQGTTGAVTPAIGVPDKGGALAKKAFSITAKDLLTESAVRSQSEAEQIAKAVLNQHESRCIEADGTAAGNPKIKAGAAVKITNIGIRFSGAYVVTSATHRYNAAGYVTDFSVSGVNPDALLHLLQPETPRLRIEGLVIGIVTDNNDPDNLGRVKVKFPTLSDQQSHWARVVSVGAGANRGIEFLPEVNDEVLVGFEAGDMRAVYVIGGLWNGKDAPPKKTGEIVKGGKVEQRVVKSRSGHVITLDDSDSAPSITIEDKSGNMIKLDSKKNELTIKVKGNGTISADGNLTIQAKGKIDIKSQQAMAIEGATGLDLKSNANASLQANASLDLKSNATASLQANATLDVKSSAILTIQGTLVKIN; encoded by the coding sequence ATGAGTAACAATAACAATGATCGGCATGTTTCCGATTTTTACCTGAAACTCGACGGCGCCGACGCGCCGCTGGAACTGGTGCGGGACATCCTGGACATCACGATCGAGAACAGTCTGCACCTGCCGGATGTCGCTACGCTCGTCATCAACGACCGCCGTTTGACGTGGGTTGATGACAGCCGCCTGGCGCCGGGCAAGACGCTTGTGGTGAATGTCCGGCGCAATCGCGCAACCGAGACGATCTTCGATGGCGAGATTGTCGAAGTTGAACCGCACTTCGATGTAGAAGGAGCGCGGGTTGTGGTTCGCGCCTTTGATCGTCTTCACCGCCTGGCGCGCGGTCGTTACGCCCGCACCTTTCTGAATGTGACCGATAGCGACGTGATCCAACAGATTGCCGGTGAAGTGGGGTTGCAGGCGCAGGTGGATGCGACGAGCCGGGTTCACGAGTATCTTGTGCAGTGGAACCAGACAAACCTGGAATTTCTGCGCGAACGGGCGGCGGCGCTCGGCTATCTGTTGTATGTCGATGGACGGAAACTCTTCTGTGTCAAGCCCCCTTCCGCCAGAGCACCGGTCGAGTTGAAATGGGGTGAGGATCTGAGCGCCTTTCACCCGCGCTTGAGCACGATCGATCAGGTGAATGAGGTGAATGTGCGCGGTTGGGACCCACAAAAAAAAGAAGTGGTGATCGGTCAGGGAACGACTGGCGCGGTGACGCCTGCGATTGGCGTCCCCGACAAAGGCGGCGCGCTGGCGAAGAAAGCGTTCAGCATCACGGCGAAAGATTTGCTGACCGAGTCCGCCGTGCGCTCGCAATCGGAAGCGGAACAGATCGCAAAAGCGGTGCTCAATCAGCATGAAAGCCGGTGTATCGAAGCGGATGGCACGGCTGCCGGCAACCCGAAGATCAAGGCGGGAGCAGCGGTCAAAATAACCAACATTGGCATTCGCTTCAGCGGCGCCTATGTTGTCACCAGCGCGACGCATCGCTATAACGCTGCTGGTTATGTCACCGACTTTTCGGTGTCGGGGGTCAACCCGGATGCTCTGCTGCACCTGCTGCAACCGGAAACGCCACGCCTGAGGATTGAAGGACTGGTTATCGGGATTGTGACCGACAACAATGATCCGGACAACCTGGGGCGTGTCAAGGTGAAGTTTCCGACGCTTTCGGATCAACAGAGCCATTGGGCGCGAGTGGTCAGTGTCGGCGCAGGCGCCAACCGTGGGATCGAGTTTCTGCCGGAAGTGAACGATGAAGTGCTGGTGGGATTCGAGGCTGGCGATATGCGCGCCGTGTATGTGATCGGTGGTTTGTGGAACGGCAAGGATGCTCCGCCGAAGAAGACCGGCGAGATCGTCAAAGGCGGGAAAGTTGAGCAACGTGTGGTCAAATCGCGCTCCGGTCATGTGATTACACTGGATGATAGCGATAGTGCGCCGTCGATTACCATCGAAGACAAGAGTGGCAATATGATCAAACTCGACAGCAAGAAGAACGAGTTGACGATCAAAGTCAAAGGGAATGGCACGATCAGCGCCGATGGCAACCTGACGATCCAGGCAAAGGGCAAGATTGACATCAAATCGCAGCAGGCAATGGCTATCGAAGGCGCCACCGGTCTCGATCTGAAGTCGAATGCAAATGCCTCCTTGCAGGCGAATGCCAGCCTCGATCTGAAATCCAATGCTACGGCCTCCTTGCAGGCGAATGCGACGCTCGATGTGAAATCGTCGGCGATTCTGACGATCCAGGGAACGCTGGTCAAAATCAACTGA